In the genome of Arachis stenosperma cultivar V10309 chromosome 2, arast.V10309.gnm1.PFL2, whole genome shotgun sequence, the window TCCTTTCCACGCGGTCGcttgagccatgcggccgcgtcgatGCGATTTCTCCTTTACCGCGTGAACGCGTGAGCCGTGCGGCCGCGTCGCTTCTCACTGGttgtctcctcaatttcttgtgttccttccatttttttgctagcttcccttTCAATCCccaactcatccatgccctataaagcctgaaacacttaacacacagatcacggcatcgaatgggacaagggagaactaaaatgcataataaaGAGTCTCTAGGGagcagttttcaaccatgtaataattccaggaaggaaatataaatgcatgctaaattaatgaataagtgagtaaagatcatgataaaaccacacaattaaacacaatataaatcataaaatagtggtttatcagcgGGTTCAGGAGCTGATGCAAGTTCAATCGAATTGAGCCAACATTACAGAAAAGAATTGGTGTAGCAACAAATCAAGGAACCATCAATGAAATAGTTAGAATCATAAGTTATATTATTCAATGAAATAATTAGAATCATAAGTCATGTTATTCAATTAAATAGTTAGAATCATAAGTCATATTATCCTTACTTTTTGTTGATCCGACACGAAAACTCATCTTCTTGATTCACCGATATCATCCAGCAACAAATCAAGGAACCATCCCCAGCTGTCCTTTGTTTCCGCCTCCACTGCTGCAACAGCAATTGAAAAATAATTGTCATTAGGATCCCTCCCTACTGCAACTAGTAACTGTTGACCATGGTCCCCTTTCAAGTGACACCCGTCCACTCCTATGATTGGCCTACAACCAACCAAGAAGCCCTGCTTCACCGAATCGAGGCACGTGTACATCCTCATGAATCGTGGTTGGTGTGTTAAAGATGGCCTATCCACAATAATATTAAGCTTGGACCCTGGATTTTTCCTTAAAATCTCAGCACAATAATCCCTCAATTTGGCATATTGTAGTATGGCCCTTCCATGTACTTCTTTCCTTGCTTTTCTCCTTACCCAGTAAGCCTTTCCAACACTAACATTTGCCATATACTTATCCTGAGTTGTTTGAATAATAGTGGTCAGCCGCATATCTTCTCCACGACTAATGTTGTTGACAATCCTTTTTGAAATCCACTCACTAGAAGCAAGCCTACCACTATAACTCCTCCCACAGGTATGCTTGCCCTTTAAGGTTTTTATCCTAAAACAATCAGATCCTCCTACCTTACTTGCAAAGCAAATCCACTTGCACTTTTCTTTTTGTCCCTTACACACAACTCTGCACCTCAAATTGTCATTCTTCTTGTACTTAACATCTCTCCCATTCAATAAGACATGCTCCTTAATTGCATCTTTAAACTGGGACAGTGTTTTGAACTCCAACCCAACCTTAAACTCATACTCTCTACACATTTCTGCCTCATCATACTTAGAAAACCTTTTTTTCTTAATCATGTCATCAGAATCTCTCTCATAACTATCTATGTCTTCAGTTGCATAGCCATTCGAAATGTCTCCAATTTGTTCATCCATCTCTCAGCAGCTTCATTATCTTCAGCACCCTTATCTGTTGTCCCTTCTTAATTTAGCAGGCCATTGAACCCACCAAACACATTTGATTGTCCACCATCAACACCATCCTCTACATCGAACCCAAATTAATCCTCATGTTCACCATCATCAGCACTGTCATCAAACCTATCCTCCTCAGTAGAGGGTTCTGACTCAGCATCAACTTCTACTTCTATCAGTCCACTATCTTCGCCTTCATTTAGGACATAATCTGAATTTATTGATGTGATTTCAACCCCATTACCTTCTCTGTAACCATCAACAGCATACACTATACCATGCTTCACAGAATTATTAACTAAAGCCCTAGCCATTCTAACAGCATCCCCATCTGACCTCAACTCTTTGAGACCTAACTTCAAGTCCATTTCAGGTTCGTTCCACTATAGCTTCGCATAACCCTTGTAGCCTAGACCCTTCAGCAAACTCAGTCTCTCTTGCAGAGACCATTCATCTAGTTCATAATGCAAGTCTTCCACAACCAACCCACCTAAATATTCTAGTCCATGTCCCATGTCAATAAATTTTCCTCCGTGATGGAGCCCTATTGTGAACTCTGATTCTTCCATTGctacaaaataaaaaacgaaaaatGATGATTAGTCATCCCCTAATCAAACATCACCAAACAATGCTAATGACTTTAACGCCATAACGTTCGGCAACTTTtgaaagaatgaagaatggaaACAAGTATAACTCGTACCTTTGCAACAATGACGACAGTAGCTCCTTCGACAAAGGAGGCCACGATAGACAATAACAAACCTCGATCACACAATGGTGGAATGCATACGCGTTATCGAACAATCAGAAACGAAAATGGGGTGAAGAGGAAGGGTTTCTTTTGCCTTAGTGAAAAGGGATGAAGAGCAAGGGTTATTTTTCCATTACTGAAGATCAAGGGTTAGTCCTTTATTAAGATAGGGGCAATTTTGACAATATAAAATAAGTAAATTCACTTAGGATTACAAAAAACGTTTGTAACTGGGTATATCCAATTTTGGAACGGAATATTCTGTTACTCCAAACATTTTTTGTCGCGTAAGGAcacaattaaaacaaaaaaattggtATAAGGATTcaattgaaaggaaaaaaattatagggacctaattaaaaattcgaccaaactatagggaccaacagagtaattaaacctttatATTTCAACATATATCTTATACTGATGGCTGATTTTGatgactgattttagtgtacacatAATAACATAGCCAATTAAaatattaagtaattttaaatattatttatttaatggTCCAACTTTCAATACATCATGATCGTACTAAAATTAAGATGCTACAAACctatttcttttattatttatttaatattgagcttTTATACGTTAACACGTTCCCGGTTTTAGGTAAAAACTAGTAAATTTTTTGTTTctattcattaaaaatcatttAACATAGACttccaataaaaaataattacataatTACAAGTGATACATTATAGTTAATCAATGAATAATAAATACAAACTTACCCCTCTGAATAAAA includes:
- the LOC130963104 gene encoding uncharacterized protein LOC130963104, which gives rise to MDEQIGDISNGYATEDIDSYERDSDDMIKKKRFSKYDEAEMCREYEFKVGLEFKTLSQFKDAIKEHVLLNGRDVKYKKNDNLRCRVVCKGQKEKCKWICFASKVGGSDCFRIKTLKGKHTCGRSYSGRLASSEWISKRIVNNISRGEDMRLTTIIQTTQDKYMANVSVGKAYWVRRKARKEVHGRAILQYAKLRDYCAEILRKNPGSKLNIIVDRPSLTHQPRFMRMYTCLDSVKQGFLVGCRPIIGVDGCHLKGDHGQQLLVAVGRDPNDNYFSIAVAAVEAETKDSWGWFLDLLLDDIGESRR